ACATCAACAAAAAAcgcctaaaatcagggcagtccagctgtatgtgcatgtattcacatgtattcgtgttgttgtattcatgaatacaacagtaaAAAGCGCATAAAATCAGAGCAATCCAGTTGTatgcgcatgtattcacatgtattcgcgccatgtattcatgaatacagtaacgacaatcaccttaaaaataggtATGTCCAGTTGTctaagagagaggaaaaacacaAATAGCATATTTTATGCCTTATTTCATGCCTCAATGGTAATATATATCATAAAtacttattttgctataaaatataaaaggtagctatagaaaataatattttaaaataattttgattatAATAAACAGGGTATATACTTTTGTTATAGGAGGTAAAATTTTCTATATAAATCCTTGATTTGCCAGGAAAGATTGCACTGCTTTGGGCCCAGGAAGCGAAGGGAATGAGCTCGGCTGCTTCTCCTCCACAATTCTTTTTCTCCGTGCCCGTTCCCCATGCGCTTTGCGTGCCATTGACGCTTTGTTGTCCTCTTATTCTTCATTGGACGGTTCAGATGGACTTCGCCGTTCATTCTCAATTAAAATCGAAAGGGCTATATCACATCGAGATATCGATTCGTTTTCCGCCCCCAATGAGATGGGGAATTTATAACCCCCTATTTAGACCTTTGAGCCCTTCATTTTTCGATTTTCCAACAACCGGCGGGGAGCACCTTAGTATACGATCGCGCGCAGTAACTGGGATTTATGCTAAAGATAGCCCTTCATAGATCTCTACGACCAACCTTAGATTAGCGTACTGATAGTAGTTGCTACCCATGCCGCTGATGGCAGCTTACCCAAATCTATCTAACATATATATAGCGTCAGGTGAGAATGAGTGGTTCAAATCATATACATATCATTTGGTCGTACAAACACATTTCTCCTGAGCATTTGCCAGTTCAATATGGTGCCTTAATATCAATAATTTTCACGAGGACAACAAAAAGTTCACCATCAACGATTAATCGTAGTAATAACTATATAATGTCGTAAGAATTAATGATTAGGGCTTTTTCACTATCAAGCATTCTAATCTAGCTTGTATCATAGTTTGATATTCTTAAATACAAAATCAAACGATGTCTTTTCCAGTGAAAAACTAATATTTCCAATTCTAACCTTGATTGTCGTAACGAGGTAACCAATATTTtgtgacttcttttttttttttagcaaacagaaaatatatatatattaaaggttAAGAAACATGCAGTACATGAGATTTATAGTTAGTGTCACACAGGACACTTTGATTACCTAAGCTTGCTAAAGTTTTACAAGCATCATATGATAAAAGTTTTCCAAAAACATATTTTTCTAGTAAATCACGTTCTACTAGAATTTTTACTTCTGCTGGTGGATCCACAaaaactttcttcttcttcctgagATCAGCAGTTTCCATCTGTGCTAGTTGGTGAGCTACCTTATTCCCTTGCCTGAACTCGTGCTGGATGATTACCTGCTTCTGTTGAAGCATTAACAACCTGCATTTGTTGACAATGTTAGCATAAAGATTATTACCAGGATTACCTCCGTCGAATCTGTTTCAATTTGTAGAGGGAACAACCCCCAATTAAGGGATGTTTTAAGTCCATCTAGTAGAGCTTTGATCTCAGCATGCAGTGATCCACGTGCATGAGCTGATTTTGTATAGCCAACTATCCAGTGGCCATTAGCATTTCTGATTACTCCACACAGGCcacaaatttatatatttttgtgGAAACTTGCATCAATATTTAATTTGAACCATCCCTTAGGGAGTCTATGCCATTTAACATTGATATAAATTTTTGGAGAAGGAAGAATACTCTTTTCAGTTAGGAGACAAAATTCAGTAGCCCTTTCCATGATGTGGTTAATGTTGATAGGGTGATTTGTATTGTTTCGGTTATTGCTATTCCTGTTTATCCAAATATGCCAGATAGCAAAAGGGAAGAAGATATTCcaatttaaaaaattattatttaacggatagtcaattttttttaattggatTAACTAATAATCAACATCTTCCTTATAAGAGTTTTGCAATCCAAGGCTGTCCCAAAGTTGTTTGCTGGCTTGGCACTTGAAGAAAATATGGATTACGGATTCTTCTATATGATCTCTACATATAGGTCAGTGGGGTCAATGTTTAGGCCAATTTTTGCTAGATATTGTCTACAAGGTATTCTGAAAGCATTTCCATAGGAAGAATTTGATTTTATTTGGGCATGCAAGGTCCCAAATCCAATTAAAGTCGATTTCCCTGCCCTCATTAGTGTCCATGATAGTATAGCAagttttgtttgtaaagaagCCTTTCGTATTTAGAGACCAAATAAGGATGTCACAATTTGATTTTTTAATATGGATTTTAAACTTTGATATGGTGTCCATGATTTCTTTGGGGAGATTGAGGGATATATTACCAAAGTGCCAGTTTTTGCCATCAAAGATGTCTCTTATTCTTAATGAGTAATCTTCTCTTAATAACGGGCCTTCTATTATTTTTCTAAGGCTCCCCAAATTAGGAATCCAATTGGTTTTCCAAATGTTCATGTTGGAGTGGTGATGGGGTTGCCAAATGATACATTTGGAACATAACTCCTACCACATTTGAATACTTTTCCATATAAAAGAATTTTTTCTAGTGTTGAAGTTATTAGCATAGTTACTAATAATTAGGTTTGTCCATGGGGTGGTAGGGTTTGTAATGGCTCTCCGGGCTAGGTTGGCAAGGTTGCAAAgtgataataggcgaaatctaaGTGATTTAGCTATTGAttatgcttccgcttgattatattccgatgacatattatggttaattgatgaaaaataggctctaattgtgatatgtatacattgcaggatgaggagcctaaatgatgctttcaagaggagattggaatgatttatgagcaagaacaccccctaggagtcgagtgtgtgcaaggacgagacggaaaaatggacaaaatcgagCTACTGAAGCGCGCTAAGTAACGCGCTAACTTCAAAACTTCGCGCAATAGTTCGCGAGCTTTTCTGCCTGGAATCCAAGAGAAGCGCGCGAAGTCACGCGCGAACTCCATACTTCGCGCAATAGTTCGCGCGTGTCTGATCCGGAGAAacgttatttaggggtaaaattgaAAATATGGAGAGAAACCCACTTAACCTACATAAATTCAAGCTCGCCCCAAGGTTAAAGGATCAAGTTTTTCATAATTTAGAGGAGGAgatagagaggcaagaggcaaggaggagttttgatcatcaaagtcttctttttttcttttgtttttgttgtttgtgATGAAATTGAACTTGTTTATGATGAACCCTAGTATGAGCAGCTAAGACCCATTGTTCTAGGGTCGTGGgtaaaacatgaatgttgttgtttgaaaTTTAATTTGACAAAATTtgtttatcatattgggttatttatttaattttgttcttaattattttactgagtagctaacagtgaaatactatctacgaatcttcagttgaactcgaaagtgggaactttagattgcatatagaattaaatagagcaagttcttgaacccgggccTCGGGGAACAGATTTGGAATTGGAatagacatatacccaattgccttgtttggttggaatacaggaattgtaaatgcgttcttgttaatcttaattccatagacatataggcattgagttGACTTGAacaggcgagtaagaactcgacagattcttatgagtaatatcaaccTTGTCAATCAATAACCTAGATAAATTgattagtcattttaagccaagGACACAACACGATTGTATTACAcccgtgaccctggaatatcttctCATATTGTTCGTTACTTGTGATTGCTATCTGTTTGGCTACTTGCTTTGGTTAGATTAATTCTTTATAGttaagtagtaaaacaattacgTATCTCTCTTATGAACAATCTCTTGGGTAGATAAAGAAATTGGGTTTGAATCAATCAACAGTTGatcataagtcttcgtgggaacaatactctactcactactctattacttgatgatcacgtgcacttgcgtgGGTGTTTTTGGTcacaacaagtttttggcgtcgttgccggggacttagaaattagctacttgactgaatTGAGCTTTTATTACTTATTTATTCGAGTTTTAACGTTAGTTCACTTTGTTTGTGCTAATACAGGAGTTTCTATTGAATGCAAAGAAGTAGAAGCGCAAACAACCTCTTTCCTTTTGATCCCGAAGTTGAACGAACACTTCACACGTTGAGGAGGGAGGTGGACGCGAGAACCAGAattgaaagagagttggacatcgaAGTTCAACCACAACCAATTGAGATGGTGGGTAATGAGGAACGTGCGGTGATTGAAGCCGCAAGGCCCAGTCtggctaatatgactcaggctattgtgaagcctgacATCACTGGGCACTTTGAGCTGAAACAATACATGGTGCAGCTGATCCAAGCCACAGGGCTGTTTGTGGGTTTACCTTATGAAGACccgcagaggcacattcagaatttctTAGAAATTACGGATACCTACAACTATCCGAacgtttccaaggactatgtcaggctaACACTTTTCCCCTTTTCATTGATTGGGGAAGCTAAGGAATGGTTGAATAAAGAGCTAGCAAATTCAATCCGCTCTTGAGATGACCTGGcaaggaaattcttaatcaagttctTCCCCACTAAGAAAACAAACGTATTGAGGAGTCAAATTCTTGGGTTTGAACAACGAGCGGGCGAGACACTGCGTCAAGCATGGGAAAGGTACAAGAAGATGCCCAGAGACTGTCCTCATCATTGCCAGACGGACGAAGTATTAGGTCACACTTTTGTAGATGGATTAGATGATGCTTCAAAGATGAATTTTGATTCCGTTTGTGGGGGTAGTTGCATGGCCAGACCGTACAGTGAACTCCAAATCTTGCTGAATAACTTCACTGCTAATGATAATAACTGGCAAGATGAGGGTGATTCACGAAAGGCAGTTAAGCAAAAATCAGCTGGGTTACTTGAGTTAGACGAAGTATCAGCCATGAGAGCCGACATTGCAAAGTTGGCCAATCAGATGACTCGGATGATAATGCAGTAACCACAGACAATGCAACACGTACAACAGATGAATATTTGTTGCGAACTCTGTGGTGAAAGTCATATGAGTGATATGTTCCCCACGAATCCAGAATCCATCTATTATGTGGGGCAACAGAACAGAGGTCCACCGAATCAGCATGCACAATATGGGAATTCTTACAATCCTAACTGGAGGAATCATCCCAACTTCTCATGGGGTGAAAATCAGCAGAATCAGAATCAGCATAGACCCCAAGGGAATTTCAATCAGCCTCAAAGACCACCCCAACAAATGGAAGAAAGTACCAATAATCTGCTAAAGAAGTTGTTGATTGAAATCAGCAACTCAGGACCGACTTCAGAAATCTTGAAAGGCAAACGGGGCAGTTAGCAACAACTCAAAACACTAGACCTGCAGGCGCTCTCCCCAGTGATACAGAAAAGGACCCTCAAGTGAATGCAGTTACACTTAGAAAAGGGAGGGAGCTAGAGGAAAtgccaaagaaaaagaaagacaagcCCATACCTGAGGGAGAGTTGATCCCTAAAGTGACTCAAGAGCAAAAGAATGTTGCTGACGTTTCAGAGTCCGTGGAGGCCCCTAGACCACCACTACCTTTCCCCAGAGATTGTAGAAAAAGAATGACGATCGCATGTTCACAAAATTCCTCTCTATGTTGAGCCaggttcaattgaatattccactCGTTAATGTGCTTCGGGAAATTCCAAAGTATGCTAAATACATAAAAGATATAGTAGCTCACAAGAGAAAATTAGCTGACTTTAagacagttgcacttactgaggagtgcacttctagggtccaaaataagcttcctcaaaagcttaaggatcctggcAGCTTTACGATTCCTGTGCGTATTGGTAATGTGGATGTAGGTCGTGCTctgtgtgatttgggggcaagcatAAATCTGACGCCCTTATCTTTGTTCAAACAATTGGGTCTGGGAGCTCCAAGGCCAACTACTGTgatgttgcagctggctgacagaTCGATAGCACACCCTgaaggggtgattgaagatgtgttgcTGCAGATTGGGAAATTTATCTTCCCGGCTGATTTCATTATCCTTGACTATGAAGCTGATGAACTGGTTCTGATTATATTGGGGCGACCTCTCCTAGCTACCGGTGATGCAATTATCAAAGTGAGAGAGGGAAAGATGATTTTGCGGGTAGATGACGAGGAAGAAGTTTTTAATGTCTACAGGGCAATCCAACTTCCCCTCCACTATGAGGAGCTCTTAATGATATCTGTTGTTGAGGCCGATGAGCAGATTTGTCATCCTAGTGTATATCTAGACGATTCTCTAGAGAAAGCACTTATGTTACTTGATAACCTGGGGGCTGATgaggaggttgaggagatgatgcACATCCTTGATACATCTTGTGCGTACCTGTAAGGGATACACCCCTTTGAGCCTTTGAATAGACTAGAGGGGCCTCCCCCAAGGCCATCAATTGAGAAAGCCCCAAAATTAGAACTTAAACCCCTTCCACCTCACCTGCAATACGCTTATTTGGGTGACTCTGACACTTTACCTGTTATTGTTTCATCTGACTTGTCTAAATTGCAGGAAGAAAAGCTGTTGAGAGTGCTACGTGAGCACAAGCGAGCACTTGGGTGGACTATATCTGACATTAAGTGCATTAGTCCAGCCTTCTGCATGCacaaaatcctcatggaggatgGACACAAGCCCAGTGTGGAGCAACAATGCCGACTCAATACaatcatgaaagaggtggtaagaaaagaagtgattaagtggctcgatgcaggtattgtattccCTATCTCAGACAGCAAATAGGTAAGCCTCGTTAAATGTGTACCCAAAAAAGGGGGATGACTGTAGTAGTTAATGAGAATAATGATTTGATTCCTATAAGaactgtcaccgggtggagaaTTTGCATTGATTACAGAAAATTGAACAATGTCACCCGGAAGGACCACTTTCCCcttccctttattgaccaaatgcttgatagattagctggcCAGGAGTACTATTGCTTCttagatggttactcggggtataatcagattgctatagccccagaggaccaagagaagaccacttttACGTGTCCTTATGGCACGTATGCGTTCAAGCGAATGCCTTTTGGTCTTTGTAATGCACCTGCGGCTTTTTAAAGGTGTATGATATCCATTTTTACTTACATGGTTGAAAGGTttgtggaagtgttcatggaCGATTTTTCTGTGTTTGGATGCTCTTTTGATAACTGCTTAATGAACCTTGATAAAGtacttgctaggtgtgaagagactaacttggtgctaaactgggaaaagtgccatttcatggtacgtaAAGGTATAGTCTTGGGCACAAGGTGTCCAAAGATGGTTTGTAGGTGGACAAGGCAAAGGTGGAAGCGATTCAAAAATTGCCTCCACCGATATCTGTCaaaggcattcgcagtttcttgggccatgcaggtttttatcgtcGTTTCATTAAATATTTCTCGAAAATTTCCTCTCCCTTGTGCAGGTTGCTTGAGAAAGATGTCGCCTTCAAATTTGATGATGTCTGTCTGAAGGCATTCGAGGAGCTGAAAGGAAGGTTGGTTACTGCACCAATCATAATTGCTCCGGAGTGGGAGCAGTCATTCGAGTTGATGTGTGATGCTAGCGACGTGGAGGTTGGTGCTGTCTTAGGGCAAAGGAGAAATAAGATATTCTACTCCATTTACTATGCGAGCAAAACTCTGAATCTAGCTCAGATGAACTACACCGtaactgaaaaagagttgcttgcAGTGGTGTGGGCGTTTGACAAGTTCCGGTCAAATCTTGTGGGAACCAAAGTCATTGTCTACACAGATCATTCAGCCATTAGGTACTTGTTTGATAAAAAGAATGCCAAGCCGAGACTGATTCGGTGGGTCCTATTGCtgcaagagtttgatttagagatCCGAGACCGTAAAGGAACAGAGAATCAAGTGGCTGATCACTTGTGCAGATTAGAAAATCGGAACCATGTGGCTGAAGGGGatgcaatcaaagaaacattccctgatGAGCAGTTATTGGCAATCACCTCAAGTACAGTCCCGTGGTATGCAGATTATGTGAACTTTATTGCAAGTGAGGTGACACCACCAGAATTGACACCAGACAGTAGATGAAAGTTCTTGCATGATGTGAGGCTTTACATGTGGGATGAGCCATTCTTATACAGGCTATGTGCAGACCAGTTGGTTCGGAGATGTGTTCCTGAGGATGAGATGAGTGCCATACTTCATAGTTGTCATGCCTCGTCATACGGAGGTCATCACGGTGGAGACCGGACAGCCCAAAAAGTGTTACAATCAGGTTTTTATTGGCCGAAATTGTTTAAGGATGCACACACCTTTGTTAAAATGTGTGACATGTGCCAAAGAACCGGGACAATCACTAAGAAGCACGAGATGCCGCTGCAAAACATCCTGGTAGTGGAGCTTTTCGATGTTTGGGGAATTGGCTTCATGGGACCTTTTCCATACTCGAATGGCCATAGATACATCTTGGTGGCagttgattatgtgtctaagtgggtggaGGCCATTGCTCTACCCTCTAATGATGCAAAGGTAGTGGTAAGCTTTGTCAAGAAGCATAtcttcacacgctttggaactcccaGAGTGTTGATCAGCGATGGAGGTACGCATTTCTGCAACAAACTGTTAAACAATGTCCTTGTAATGTACGGGGTCAAGCACAAGGTTTCCACTGCTTATCATCCCCAGACGAGTGGTCAAGTGGAGGTTTCAAACAGAGAGATCAAGCAAATTCTTGAGAAAACGGTGAGTAAAGATTGGGCCGGAAAGTTAGACGACGCATTGTGGGCGTAACGGATAGCATACAAAACTCCCATAGGTGCTTCTCCGTATAGATTGGTATATGGGAAGGCTTGTCACTTGCCCGTCAAACTTGAGCACAAGGCCTATTGGGCAATAAAGAAGCTAAACATGGATGGGCACTTAGCTGGAGAGAAGAGGTTACTGCAACTCGATGAGCTCGAGGAGTTTCAATTACATGCATATGAGAATTCCAAATTGTATAAAGAAAAGACTAAGAGGTGGAATGACAAGCACATTCAATATCCAGAGTTCGAGCCAGGGCAAGAAGTTCTGTTGTTCAATTCGAGGTTGAAGCTTTTTCTCGGAAAGCTTAAATCTCGTTGGTCGGGCCCTTTTGTTGTGGTTAGCGTGAAGCCTCATGGAGCTGTGGAGTTGAGAGACATGAGTTCCACTGGCACTTTCTTGGTGAACGGTCAATGGATAAAACATTACTGGGGTGGTGATTTTGCACGTCACAAGACCTCAGTGGACTTGAAGGATGCTTAAAGGAATGTATAatcgtcgtgccacgacgttaaataaggcgctggttgggaggcaacccaacgataGTGGTAGTGTTTGATTTTGAGCTCTAACTTACTAACAAATGCAGGCGACGAAGGGCAGGTGAAAGGACCATCAACCAGGAGCAAAGTAGGTGACAATAATTGCAAAAATAAATGCCCAGGAGCGCACTTCGCGCACAAGTTTGCGAACCTTTCTGCCTGAACTCTAACTGAAACGCGCGAACTTTCGCGCAAACTATAAACTTCGCGCCGAAGTTTGCGAGACTTTCTACCTGGGACTCACCATAcgcgcgaagtatcgcgcgaacTACATACATCGCGCACTTGTTCGCGCGCCTGGATGAGCCTCTCAGCCTGGAACTTTTCAGGCGTGttattttctctttgtttttcatttttctttttggttcttttatttttgtaatttaaatAGGCTATTGGTTCATACCCCTTCCCCTTTTATTAAACCAAACCCAATACCCCCAAAACACTATCATCTCTCCCAAACCAACAAAACCTCCAAACGCTCCTAACTTCAAACACTCATCTCATATCTCACGGGCTCCTTCCCTAAAATCATTAGCAGCATCACCCTACCGCACGAATTCTAACAAGGTATGAGCTCTAGttttagttttctttctttttctctttctattttcAGAATTTAAGTTTCTTGTTGTAGTTTATGCCATGAATGTAGTTGTATTTTGTGATTTGAGTTTCAAACTTGGTAAAATATATTGTGGGGTTAGTTTGttgtaagtgtggggtgggaaGTACTTGAATTGGGTTATGGATGAACTTTTGTAGGAAGCCTTTGTTGCAAGACCCTTAGAAAAGCTGTGAGAGCCtaatgcccacaaggtgtttgtggaaaGGCCTTAATGAGCATTATTATGTAGTTGTGACCAATTTTgcgtgtgaagtctgagtaaccgcagcAAGTCACACTACTTTTGTTGGGCTGAGCTAATGTGTCCACGTTTTGCAGGTATTATGGCACCAACGAAAAAGTGCCAAGCCACGGGTCCATCATCAAGCCGTCAAAGGAAAGCTCCAGCACGCTCCTATGACAACAACAAATTTGTCTCCCTTGAGGCTCATACCTATTTTACAGAAAAGGCGGCTAAGAAGGCAATTGCGGAAAGGGGCATCAACATCAAAAAGATCAAGGAACGATGCCCCCACATGTTCAATGAGTTGATGGAGCAGGGTTTGCAAGCTTTTATTGACGAGCCAGGGGAGGCTAATGTAATGGTGGTACGAGAATTCTCTACCAATTTACCCGAGCATGTCAACCATGTGGTCACAGTGCGTTGTAAGGCAGTAGATGCCTCCATTGAGGCGATACGCACAGCTTATCAACTGCCGGGCCCTCTGCCTAAGAACACGGACTTTTATGAATATGGGCGCAATCCAACCGCTGCCAAGTGGGAGCGCTTCTTTGATGAAATTTGTGAACCAGGAAAAATGGTAGAGTGGCTAGAACATGGATAAAAGTTCTATTCATCCGTCTTAACTCAAGAGGCGAAGAGCTGGCTGTATGTGATCAACAGTCGCCTTATCCCCTCCACAAATACTACGGAGGTGAATGGACCCCGAGCTGCGTTGATTTGGGGTTTCATCAAGGGTCTTCCCTTCGACATGGCCAAAGTGATCCACGACGAGATGTTTATCCGATGCCCCCAGCGCCAGTATGGTTTCTTTTTCCCATCTTTGGTGACTAGGCTTTGCAAGAATGTGCAGGTGCCTGAAAACATTCGTGTGGACGGGCTGGTACGAAAAAGCCACAAGATCCGACCTGGCTCGAACACCACGGAAGAAACCTCAGCAGCAAAGGTAGGTAGAGAGGATTAAAGTGGTTCGGATGCTTCGGAGGAGGAAGAGCAAATGGATgtggagggagaagcactggctCAAGCGCCCAGAAAATCAGCTGCAGCACTGTCACGCGCAACATCCTCTTCAAGAAGTTCCAGAGTATCCCGGTCCACCACATTGGAACAGGAGGTGGCTGATATTCGCACTTCCATGCATGATTTGAGCACTCGTGTGGACGCGATAGCTGACCGACAAGTCAAGTCGGAAAAGAAGTTCATGGGTTGGCTGCGAGCTTTAGGGCGTGCGTGCAACGTGAACCCCGAAATCGTGTCCGATCAAGAGTGAAGCTCCAGGGAAGTCTCTTTACCTCACTGCTCTTTTCAATTttaagccatggggacatgtattctttttaagtgtggggtgggggattcCTTCATAGTATGTTGTATATAATTGTACAAATTACCGGGTTATTTTGTTTGTCTCATGTTGACTTGACAGTTTTTGTTAAGCAGGAGTAGTTTcactaatttaaaaaaaaaactgaaaagaaaaattaTAGGCTCTTCCCGATGACGGATTTTTTAGACGActttcttgagggaagtgagtCTAAAGAAAACGACAAAAAGGTTTTTTAAAtttcttaggtagtgtagcaattcccccttggtttttctttaagccgccgttcttttccaagggtttagcttgaaccgggcataggtagtttttatttttgttttctttctgatTTGTAGATTAGGTTAATGGGCTATGAGCTATAAAAATTGAAAGAGAACCCATAGCATTGAcgcacctgaacacaatagaccctagagtgtaacgcttagtcctaattgttgaatctcactgaaagtgccttaatttgtatgtttgtactgaattgaatgctcataatggagtgtcttgatgagctgatctgaatgagtcatatgccatgtgtggtgagtatttgtgtagtccatgtattgtacttgtatctagaacttgcccgatatgtgagttgaagcgaaatttgaggtgatgctcggtttgaaaaatgatgttaggctttctttgacctttttgagcttaattgctattcacaaataaaatttgtccctagttaacccttttgagcctttagacttttgtttggcacccgcattacaagcctagACCCTtctgttcttaattgacattgttgtgatccttttacctcttaaagcactttaattatgagaggagcgctaaaagaagtaagaaggaaataagtgtggggttgcttttgagtggaaccaataaaaggataaaaggtgcacttatgttgtaaacgaatataccactagcagaaattgagtgacaagaaaaataaactgaaaaaaagagATGATTACATTGTGTCATGCTCTAGCTAGTgagaatgaattaatagagtgcttaaagaagaagggcatatttgtgggatgatattgtgtatgaatgagaagtgggttgaagaatttgcgctgaaaattgctcgtgtaatgtgttaaagtgcttaggggttgagtcactattcctaaatacatcctacccgtcccttagcccacattacaaccatgaaaaagtcctaagtGATTTTGAATCGAACTAGCCTaccttagtagagatttacattaagggcaatcttatggtaccaattgcatgcatgtgacctcttttgtgagagtgagtgatttccttgatatatgtgaatatatgaattgaatgt
This sequence is a window from Nicotiana sylvestris chromosome 3, ASM39365v2, whole genome shotgun sequence. Protein-coding genes within it:
- the LOC138887006 gene encoding uncharacterized protein, encoding MSDMFPTNPESIYYVGQQNRGPPNQHAQYGNSYNPNWRNHPNFSWGENQQNQNQHRPQGNFNQPQRPPQQMEESTNNLLKKLLIEISNSGPTSEILKGALPSDTEKDPQVNAVTLRKGRELEEMPKKKKDKPIPEGELIPKVTQEQKNVADVQLNIPLVNVLREIPKYAKYIKDIVAHKRKLADFKTVALTEECTSRVQNKLPQKLKDPGSFTIPVRIGNVDVGRALCDLGASINLTPLSLFKQLGLGAPRPTTVMLQLADRSIAHPEGVIEDVLLQIGKFIFPADFIILDYEADELVLIILGRPLLATGDAIIKVREGKMILRVDDEEEVFNVYRAIQLPLHYEELLMISVVEADEQICHPSVYLDDSLEKALMLLDNLGADEEEEKLLRVLREHKRALGWTISDIKCISPAFCMHKILMEDGHKPSVEQQCRLNTIMKEVVRKEVIKWLDAGIVFPISDSK